The genome window GCAGCGGGTTTACCCCGCGACTATTGTGCAAGTAATTACCTAAACGTAAAACACAATGCGCGATGTAAAATCGCGACTACGCAATATCGTAGCAGCGGGTTTACCCCGCGACTATTGTGCAAGTAATTACCTAAACGTAAAACACAATGCGCGATGTAAAATCGCGACTACGCAATATCGTAGCAGCGGGTTTAACCCGCGACTATTGTGCAAACAATCTCCCAACCGAAAAACACATGCGCGATGTAAAATCGCGACTACGCAATATCGTAGCGGCGGGTTTACCCCGCGACATTTGGCAACTAATCTCCCAACCGTAAAACACAATGCGCGATGTAAAATCGCGACTACGCAATATCGTAGCAGCGGGTTTACCCCGCGACTATTGTGCAAGTAATTACCTAAACGTAAAACACAATGCGCGATGTAAAATCGCGACTACGCAATATCGTAGCAGCGGGTTTAACCCGCGATTATTGTGCAAGCAATTACCCAACCGTAAACCAATATGCGCGATATAAAATCGCGACTACGCAAATTTATAAAAATTGCATATGCTTTAAATTCGTGGGTCTGTGATTGCTAAAATACGGGTATGTTATGCATCGTTCATATTTATTACGAAAGGGAAGAGTATCAAAAGCAAACCACTATTATGCTATTACACTGGTTTGTCATGAGCGAAACAACCTATTCACAAGCTTAATAATTAATAGAGCTATTATCAATGAAATGAGGGGATTAGAGAGAGAGCAACTGATTAAATCAAATACTTTCGTGATAATGCCAAACCATATTCATTGGTTATTACAATTATCCGATAGCGCAACATTAAGTGAGGTAATTAGAAGCTTCAAAGGACGCTCAGCCACGGTGTATAGACAATTTGGCAGACAAAAGCTTTGGCAAAAAGGGTTTTATGATCACTTAATAAGAAATACCGAAGACTTAAATAGCTGTGCTAGATACATAGTCGCAAACCCTTTACGTGCAAATTTAATAGAAAATATTGCAGACTACCCATATTGGGATAGTATTTATCTAAACTCGTAGCAGCGGGTTTACCCCGCGACATTTGGCAACTAATCTCCCAACCGAAAAACACAATGCGCGATGTAAAATCGCGACTACGATAGTCCACCAAATAATGTAAGTAGTGCTATAAGTACTAAGTAAAATAATACATTGCGCTTAACAAGCTTAATCATACAAGTGGCCTCGTAGGTACAGCCGTAATAACGCTTTTCAACTTGCTCTGCAGCAAGTGCAGTACATGTTACTACTTCTCGGTTTGGAGATTTAAAGTTAAGTACGTAACGTAGCCAACAGCTTGTGCCTTTATTAAAGTTACCTATTACTAAATAACCAAAGCTGGTAATACGTGCAGGTAACCAGTCGAGCCAAAACAATAGTTTATGTATAAGTTTAAAACGCTTAGCAAATATTACTTTATGATCTTCTCGTACTAAGTCAGCTAAAGTACGTACCAGTGCATATAAAACCGCGCCTGGTGCGCCTAAAACAACAAACCAAAAAATAACCGCACAGTAAAATCTAAAGTTTACCCAAGCCAATGTTTGCCCAAAAGTCTCGCCACTTTCTTCGTCTTCTGTACGTTTTTGACCTATTTGTAACGCATATAAAGATGCTGCAGTACCATCATCTCGCGTTAACGCATTTAAGTACGACTTATATAAAGCACGCTGCTTAGCACAACCAAAGCAAACCAAAAGCACCGCGATATTAATGCCCAACTGCCACAAAACAAAATCAGATAAACAATAAATTAGTGCCATCGCAATCACTGGAAGTAAAAGCCAAATTAAAAAGCCCGGTACTGAGCTAAATAAGCCCTTATCACCAAGTAATTTATTAGAGCGATTTAAATAACCATTTGCGTAATAACTTATCTGCCAGTAATTAGACCGAGCGCCTAAGCGCTCTAGTATTAATGCAATTATTATAGAAACTAAAATCATGGGAATAACTCTCTAACTTAGTTGTTCAAGCATATTAAAAAACAATGGCCAATTAAAGCTACTGCCAGGATCGGTTTTACGCCCAGGGGCAATATCGCAATGCCCAACAATACGCGAAGGGGTAATTTTTGGATAGCGTTGCATTATAGATTTACTAATAATAGTTAATGTTTTGTACTGCGCTAAAGAATATGGCGTGGTGTCGGTACCTTCAAGCTCAATACCAATGCTAAAGTTATTACAAGCAGGTACCCCCTCAAACTCAGATTGCCCAGCATGCCAAGCACATTTTTCAAAAGGCACGTATTGTATAACCTCACCGGTGCGCTTTATAAAGCAATGGGCCGATACACGTAAATTATTTAAGTCACTAAAACTCGGATGAGCATTGAAATCAATGCACCCCATAAATAATTCATCAACGAAAGGTGTACCAAACTGCCCTGCTGGCAATGATATATTGTGAATCACCAATAAAGAAATATCAGCCTCATCAGGGCGCTCATCAAAATGCGAACAAGGCCGCTGCGCTACCGTACTTAAAACACCGTCTAAATCTATTTTCATGATACGTTTATTATATAAATA of Pseudoalteromonas arctica A 37-1-2 contains these proteins:
- a CDS encoding REP-associated tyrosine transposase → MHRSYLLRKGRVSKANHYYAITLVCHERNNLFTSLIINRAIINEMRGLEREQLIKSNTFVIMPNHIHWLLQLSDSATLSEVIRSFKGRSATVYRQFGRQKLWQKGFYDHLIRNTEDLNSCARYIVANPLRANLIENIADYPYWDSIYLNS
- the ampE gene encoding beta-lactamase regulator AmpE; translation: MILVSIIIALILERLGARSNYWQISYYANGYLNRSNKLLGDKGLFSSVPGFLIWLLLPVIAMALIYCLSDFVLWQLGINIAVLLVCFGCAKQRALYKSYLNALTRDDGTAASLYALQIGQKRTEDEESGETFGQTLAWVNFRFYCAVIFWFVVLGAPGAVLYALVRTLADLVREDHKVIFAKRFKLIHKLLFWLDWLPARITSFGYLVIGNFNKGTSCWLRYVLNFKSPNREVVTCTALAAEQVEKRYYGCTYEATCMIKLVKRNVLFYLVLIALLTLFGGLS
- the ampD gene encoding 1,6-anhydro-N-acetylmuramyl-L-alanine amidase AmpD; protein product: MKIDLDGVLSTVAQRPCSHFDERPDEADISLLVIHNISLPAGQFGTPFVDELFMGCIDFNAHPSFSDLNNLRVSAHCFIKRTGEVIQYVPFEKCAWHAGQSEFEGVPACNNFSIGIELEGTDTTPYSLAQYKTLTIISKSIMQRYPKITPSRIVGHCDIAPGRKTDPGSSFNWPLFFNMLEQLS